DNA sequence from the Synergistota bacterium genome:
CCCTCATGTTCGGCATTAGTGCTATCGGAAAGAAGCAGAAGAACCCCCTCATCGCCGAGCTCTGCAAATCTTCTGTAATCGGTTATCCTCCCATCGACAGGAGTCTGATCAAGCTTAAAATCCCCCGTATGAAGAATAAGACCAACAGGGGTTTTTATCGCTAAACCAACCCCATCGGCTATGCTATGACATACCCTCAAGAACTCAACCTCAAAAGGTCCCAATGTAAACCTCTCCTTCGCCCTTATGATTCTCTTTTTAAAATCAAAACCCTCTTTAAGCTTGCTCTCTACTACCGCGAGAGTTAATGGAGTCCCGTACACGGGGACATCCAGATCCTTAAGCACATAAGGAAGTGCCCCTACATGGTCCTCATGCCCATGAGTCAGAACTATTCCAAGGACCTTATCTCTATTTTCAAGAAGATAGCTTATATCGGGGATAACCAGATCTACGCCTGGCATGTCTTCATCTGGAAAAGCCAAGCCCGCATCTATAACCATTATGCTATCTTCATACTGAAGAAACATCATATTCTTACCGATTTCGCCCAATCCCCCAAGGGGCACAAGCAAAAGCTTTCCAGTCATCTTAAACCAGTGTGTCCGAATCCCCCCTCTCCCCGTTGAGTCTCATCAAGAAGATCCACCTCCTTAACCTCAGCGTGCTCTACCTTCACTATAACCATTTGAGCTATCCTATCACCCTTTCTTATCCAAAAAGCTTTCCTACCATGATTTATCAGAATGACCTTTATTACTCCCCGGTAATCCGAATCTACTGTACCCGGCGCGTTTAAAACCGTTACCCCATATTTCAAGGCGAGACCGCTTCTCGGCCTAATTTGAACCTCGTAGCCAGAAGGCAAGGATATTCTCAAACCCGTTGAAACAGCTCTCCACTCACCGGGAGGAATTACCACATCCTCCCCTGCCCTAAGATCCAAACCCGAGGAACCTTCCGTAATATAAGAAGGGAGAGGGATATCTTCCCCCTCCCTTTTAATCCTGAGAACTACTCTATTCTCTCTCATGCATCAGATCCTCCTGTATCCACCCTGCCTCTTAAAAGGGGGCTTTTTAGTTTTGGACGATTCAAGGACCTTTCTACGGCTTAAGCTTATTCTTCCAAGGCTATCTACACCTATAACCATCACCTCTATCTCATCCCCAACCTTAACCACATCTTCAACGCTCCTTATCTTCCTATCAGAAAGCTCAGATATATGAACCAGACCTATCTTACCAGGCCATATCTCAACGAAAGCACCGAACTTCGTAACTCTTGTAACCTTACCCTTAAATACATCTCCCTCTTTAACCTCACGAGCTATATTCTTTATCATCTCAAGAGCTTTAAGCCCACTTTCCTCAGTCGGAGAGGATATGTAAACCTTTCCATCCTCTTCTATATCTATCTTGGCACCCGTTTTTCTTATTATATCCCTTATTATCTTCCCACCCGGACCTATAACCTCGTGAATCTTATCCGGGTTTATCTCCGCAACCATTATCCTTGGAGCATAAGGCGAAAGCGATGGTCGAGGTTCGGAAATGGCCTCTCTCATCTTACCGAGGATATAAAGCCTTCCCTCACGCGCCTGCTCAAGAGCCGCCTCAAGCGTATCAAAGGATATCCCCTTCACCTTAAGATCCATCTGAAGGGCGGTTATTCCCTTCTCCGTACCAGCGACCTTAAAGTCCATATCCCCGTGATGATCCTCAAGTCCAAGGATATCACTTAAAACCACTATTTTATCTCCCTCCTTTATCAATCCCATGGCTATTCCAGCAACGGGCGACCTTATAGGAACACCTGCATCCATAAGAGAGAGAGTCCCACCACATACGGTCGCCATTGATGTTGAACCATTTGACGAAAGGATCTCCGAAACTACCCGTATGGTATAGGGAAAGTCATCTTCCGATGGTATAACCGCCTTAAGAGCACGCTCGGCTAATGCTCCATGCCCTATTTCTCTTCTTCCAGGGCCCCTCATGGGCCTAACCTCTCTAACGCTATAAGGTGGGAAATTATAGTGAAGCATAAATCTTTTGGCTTCCTCCTCGCCAAGACCATCTATTATCTGTTCGTCTCCTACTACACCGATCGTAGTTATAACGAGAGCCTGCGTCTCACCTCTCGTGAAAAGGGCAGATCCATGCGTCCTCGGAAGCACCCCCACCTCGCAGGTTATGGGTCTTATATCCTTCCAACCTCTACCGTCAGCCCTTACTCCCTCCTCAACTATCATTCTTCTCACGGTTTCATGAAGCAACGCCTCAAACTCTTCCTTCATCTGAAACTCATACCCAAGGAATTCCTCTCCAAGCTCGGTATATATCTCCTTTTCTATCTTCTTGAGAGCAGCATTCCTCTCTATCTTAGTTCTAATGTTTAAGGCTTCTCTAATAGCCTGAGTCCAGCGTTCCCTTATTATGCGAGAGAGCTCTTCATTCTTCTCGGGAGGCTCAAGCCTTATCTTCTCCTTACCAAGTCTTTCGATAAGTCTTTCCTGTATCTCTATGATCTTCCTGATATGTTCATGTGCAAACGCCATCGCCTCCACCATGACCTTCTCAGGTATCTCCCGTGCCCCAGATTCAACCATGACTATAGCATCCTTAGTCCCAGCTACCACAAGATCAAGCTCACTGGTTTCAAGCTCCGGCTCGGTCGGGTTAACTATAAACTCCCCGTCTATATAGCCAACCCTTACAGCAGCAACGGGACCATCAAAGGGAATCTCAGATATACTCAAAGCAAGAGAAGCACCGTTTATGGCAAGTATTTCCGGCTGATTAAGCTGATCGTATGACAAAACCGTAACGACAACATGTACATCATTTCTGAATCCCCTTGGAAAGAGAGGCCTTATGGAACGGTCGACCAAACGAGCACTCAGGATGGCGTTCTCACTGGGTCTCCCCTCACGCTTGAAAAACCCCCCAGGAATCTTCCCGGCAGCATAGAAACGCTCCTCGTAATCAACAAGGAGCGGAAGAAAGTCTATACCTTCTCTAACCTCCTCAGATATCACAGCGGTAACGAGAACTACCGTACCACCATATCTAACGAGGGTAGCTCCATGAGCCTGCCGGGCAACTCTACCAACCTCAAAGGAGAGCTCTCGCCCCCCTACATCTCCCTCTACTATCTCCACCATCTTGAAACTACCTCCTGAGGCCAAGACGCCTTATAAGCTCAAAATACCTCCGCGGATCCTTGTCCTTCAGATAGGCAAGAAGCCTACGCCTCTTACCAACCATCTTAAAAAGACCCCTTCTTGAGTGAAAATCCTTAGGATGCTGTTTTAGGTGCTCTGTTAAATGCCTGATTCTCGCCGTCAACAAGGCCACCTGAACCTCGGGTGAACCAGTATCGCTTTCGTGAATCCTATACTCCTTTATTATGCTCTCCTTTTCCTCCTTGCTTAAAGACATAGTAACCCCCTCCTTCAAATTTTAATCGCCCCCAACCAAGCCCATCGTCGGGGAGAACGGTAAACTTAGATGAGGGCTAATGAAAATTATATCACACTCTTCTCCTTCTTGAAGGGAAGACGAAGATAGAATATCGCGCCTTCCTTAGAATCCCCAAGCCAAATATCTCCTCCCATAAGAAGCGCCATGCTTTTGGATATATAAAGCCCTAAGCCCGTCCCCTCATGCGAGGAAGAAAGACGACTAAATGGCATAAATATCTCTTCTCTCTTGTCCTCCGGAATCCCTGGTCCCGTATCCTTCACATGTATCAGAACCCTAACGCTATTTCCCTCATCTAAAATCTCATCGATTGCAAGCTCTACAAATCCGCTTTCGGTAAACTTAGCGGAGTTGCTAAGCAGATTTAACACAATCTGCTTCAGCTTATATGAATCGCCCACCAAGCGATAGGGCAATTTCCTAACCTTTACTCGAAGCTCTACTCCCTCCCTCAAGCGAGGAGAAATAAGCACCGCAACTTCCTCAAGCGCCTCCTTAAGATCAAACGGGGTTTCTATAAGCTCCATTTTTCCACTCTGAAGGCTAAAAGAGCTCAAGAGATTATCAAGAAGCTCTGTTAGATGCTGAGCACCGGAAAAGGCCTTATCAACCAAATCTCTCTGAAACTCATCGAGCTCAGTATCCCTAAGAACGCTTAAAAAACCGATGATAGAAGAGGAAAGAGACCTAATATCATGTCCAATAGTTCTAAGAAGCCCCCTGTAGTGTTCGAAAAGAGCGCTCCCCTGCGAAGCTTCATAATCTCCCACCTTAATGAGCATACCCTCTCTGCCGATAAGCTTCCCATCTTTATCATAAATGCCTTTAACAAGAGATGTTACCCAGAAAAACTCACCATCAGCCCTCCTGAGAAGTAGTCTATCCATTCTCAATTTTCCTTCTCTTGAAAGAATCTTAACTATCTCTCCAGTAATCTTCTTAGCAAAATCCCTATCAGCGTAAAAGTCACGTACATCTTTACCTATCATGTCCTTAGCAGAACACCCAAAAAGTTCCCGTGCTCCAAACTCGTTTATAAAAACAAGTTTACTTTCCCCCTCTATC
Encoded proteins:
- the dut gene encoding dUTP diphosphatase, with translation MRENRVVLRIKREGEDIPLPSYITEGSSGLDLRAGEDVVIPPGEWRAVSTGLRISLPSGYEVQIRPRSGLALKYGVTVLNAPGTVDSDYRGVIKVILINHGRKAFWIRKGDRIAQMVIVKVEHAEVKEVDLLDETQRGEGGFGHTGLR
- a CDS encoding polyribonucleotide nucleotidyltransferase, with translation MVEIVEGDVGGRELSFEVGRVARQAHGATLVRYGGTVVLVTAVISEEVREGIDFLPLLVDYEERFYAAGKIPGGFFKREGRPSENAILSARLVDRSIRPLFPRGFRNDVHVVVTVLSYDQLNQPEILAINGASLALSISEIPFDGPVAAVRVGYIDGEFIVNPTEPELETSELDLVVAGTKDAIVMVESGAREIPEKVMVEAMAFAHEHIRKIIEIQERLIERLGKEKIRLEPPEKNEELSRIIRERWTQAIREALNIRTKIERNAALKKIEKEIYTELGEEFLGYEFQMKEEFEALLHETVRRMIVEEGVRADGRGWKDIRPITCEVGVLPRTHGSALFTRGETQALVITTIGVVGDEQIIDGLGEEEAKRFMLHYNFPPYSVREVRPMRGPGRREIGHGALAERALKAVIPSEDDFPYTIRVVSEILSSNGSTSMATVCGGTLSLMDAGVPIRSPVAGIAMGLIKEGDKIVVLSDILGLEDHHGDMDFKVAGTEKGITALQMDLKVKGISFDTLEAALEQAREGRLYILGKMREAISEPRPSLSPYAPRIMVAEINPDKIHEVIGPGGKIIRDIIRKTGAKIDIEEDGKVYISSPTEESGLKALEMIKNIAREVKEGDVFKGKVTRVTKFGAFVEIWPGKIGLVHISELSDRKIRSVEDVVKVGDEIEVMVIGVDSLGRISLSRRKVLESSKTKKPPFKRQGGYRRI
- the rpsO gene encoding 30S ribosomal protein S15 yields the protein MSLSKEEKESIIKEYRIHESDTGSPEVQVALLTARIRHLTEHLKQHPKDFHSRRGLFKMVGKRRRLLAYLKDKDPRRYFELIRRLGLRR
- a CDS encoding PAS domain-containing sensor histidine kinase, which gives rise to MSSVSDMDTSPEAELIEILGIGLLKLDEIGLILFINDSGAYLLGFDSPREIAGKRYIWEFFWKEKDIEERKAFYGKLLDIAEAEGDLFDFACIFSSKKGSDFCGILRGKVLRDEHQRRFLSGAIFKLSKEEEIYMRVFRGLPTAIFEIEGESKLVFINEFGARELFGCSAKDMIGKDVRDFYADRDFAKKITGEIVKILSREGKLRMDRLLLRRADGEFFWVTSLVKGIYDKDGKLIGREGMLIKVGDYEASQGSALFEHYRGLLRTIGHDIRSLSSSIIGFLSVLRDTELDEFQRDLVDKAFSGAQHLTELLDNLLSSFSLQSGKMELIETPFDLKEALEEVAVLISPRLREGVELRVKVRKLPYRLVGDSYKLKQIVLNLLSNSAKFTESGFVELAIDEILDEGNSVRVLIHVKDTGPGIPEDKREEIFMPFSRLSSSHEGTGLGLYISKSMALLMGGDIWLGDSKEGAIFYLRLPFKKEKSVI